From a single Candidatus Defluviilinea gracilis genomic region:
- a CDS encoding DUF4173 domain-containing protein: protein MKTNPNRFWLLVILLGWAFDFLFWEKPAGINFILWVTLCLATGIYLLQTDGLRLSRRGGLLLLPVLFLSLTVFLRREPLTVFLSVAMTLFLMGVFALTYLGGNWTRYRIFDYLFGYLTLLASMIARPLGFNAEVKRDQPSLSEKRTSPLWSILRGVVIALPVIAIFGALLSSADLVFAKRFEEFIDLFNIENLPEYIFRLVYILIFAYTIAGAFLHAAQKSDDKVEEKNLVPPFLGFTESAIVLGSLTILFAAFVAIQFQYFFGGQANINIEGYTYSEYARRGFGELVAVAFFSLLMLLGLGSITKRESETRRRVFSTFGIVLVGLVIVMQVSAFQRLVLYENAYGFSRLRTYTHVFMLWLAALLIVVAALELLKKERAIGFAMVMASLGFIVSLSLLNVDAFIVKHNIQREINGYAETPGEGSEVENTRGGRVELDTQYFLELSDDAVPALAGGFQNKALPLMTREEIGAALACQRYDRNQDAETTPWQGINLSTINADRAFETIEADLSTYKVIDSDSPPMVKTPSGEEISCWGYYSD from the coding sequence ATGAAAACAAATCCAAATCGATTCTGGTTACTCGTCATCCTGCTTGGCTGGGCGTTCGATTTTCTTTTTTGGGAAAAGCCCGCGGGTATCAACTTCATCTTGTGGGTGACTCTTTGTCTTGCGACGGGAATCTACCTTTTGCAGACGGACGGGCTTCGCCTCTCTCGCAGGGGAGGTCTGCTTCTGCTCCCCGTCCTTTTTCTTTCACTGACAGTTTTTCTCCGCCGCGAACCGCTGACGGTCTTCCTCTCCGTTGCAATGACTCTCTTCCTCATGGGCGTTTTCGCGCTCACCTACCTCGGCGGCAACTGGACGCGCTACCGCATCTTCGATTACCTCTTCGGGTATTTGACTCTTCTCGCGAGCATGATCGCCCGTCCGCTTGGGTTCAATGCCGAAGTAAAGCGCGACCAGCCGTCCCTGAGTGAGAAGCGGACTTCTCCGCTTTGGTCCATCCTGCGCGGAGTGGTCATCGCGTTGCCCGTCATTGCCATCTTCGGCGCGTTGTTGTCCTCGGCTGACCTTGTCTTTGCAAAACGATTTGAAGAATTCATTGACCTGTTCAACATCGAGAACCTGCCTGAATATATTTTTCGGCTGGTGTACATTTTGATTTTCGCGTATACCATCGCGGGCGCATTCTTGCACGCCGCGCAAAAATCGGACGACAAGGTGGAGGAGAAGAATCTCGTCCCGCCGTTTCTCGGTTTCACCGAGTCTGCCATCGTGCTGGGAAGTTTGACCATCCTGTTTGCCGCCTTTGTCGCGATCCAGTTTCAATATTTTTTTGGCGGGCAGGCGAATATCAACATCGAGGGTTATACCTATTCGGAATACGCGCGGCGCGGATTTGGCGAACTCGTGGCGGTGGCGTTCTTCAGTCTGTTGATGTTGCTCGGCTTGGGAAGTATCACCAAACGCGAATCGGAAACCCGGCGGCGAGTCTTTTCGACGTTCGGCATTGTGCTGGTCGGCTTGGTGATCGTGATGCAGGTGTCGGCGTTCCAACGGCTTGTGTTGTATGAAAACGCCTATGGCTTCTCGCGCCTGCGGACGTACACGCACGTGTTCATGCTCTGGCTGGCGGCGTTGTTGATCGTGGTCGCCGCGCTGGAACTGCTGAAAAAGGAACGCGCCATCGGGTTTGCCATGGTCATGGCGTCGCTGGGATTTATCGTCTCGTTGAGTCTGCTCAACGTGGATGCGTTTATTGTCAAGCACAATATCCAACGCGAGATCAACGGATATGCTGAAACGCCTGGCGAGGGAAGCGAAGTGGAAAACACGCGCGGGGGTCGTGTCGAATTAGATACGCAATACTTTCTTGAGTTGTCCGATGATGCGGTTCCTGCGCTGGCGGGTGGTTTTCAAAATAAGGCGTTGCCTCTCATGACACGCGAAGAGATCGGCGCGGCGCTGGCTTGCCAGAGGTATGATCGTAATCAAGATGCGGAGACGACCCCGTGGCAGGGAATTAATCTCTCGACCATTAATGCCGACCGCGCCTTTGAAACGATCGAAGCCGATTTATCTACCTACAAGGTCATAGACTCTGATTCGCCGCCAATGGTGAAAACCCCCAGCGGCGAGGAAATATCCTGCTGGGGATACTACAGCGATTAA
- a CDS encoding alpha/beta hydrolase fold domain-containing protein, translated as MAPPISTPNTSGETYSYIVNGNNKLPKLKRLFGENTILTLVVYDLMGNELFRIEDVYHTSTNLNELLAPGEYKLDFYDEHGTLLVPSQEVDDVVTIKAGKETDSSSPSSQNGSQSAGGYTSTIVTYANESSTELKFNLIKPETGENFPVIVWIHGGGFGPGGLNSAEGFEDDFTSEGYAIAAVEYRSMLDGYFPAQVEDLKGAIRYLRANASQLNIDPDRIFILGTSSGGLLASLVGVTTDLPEFEGTTGGNTNVSSQVAGVIDLFGSVTTAQIDSLSPDILPLTYELFGCSPYSDCPDRAKLPVDNYITANDPPFLIIHGTDDQTVPYQESVELSNLLAAAGVPTTFVTAEGFGHDKDGIITAYFDAIISFLEGIN; from the coding sequence ATGGCTCCTCCGATCTCAACGCCAAATACGAGCGGCGAAACCTATTCGTACATTGTCAATGGGAACAACAAGCTTCCTAAACTAAAACGTCTCTTCGGTGAAAATACGATATTGACTCTGGTCGTGTACGATCTTATGGGAAATGAACTTTTCCGCATCGAAGATGTTTATCATACTTCGACGAATCTCAACGAACTTCTTGCTCCGGGCGAGTACAAGTTAGACTTTTATGATGAACACGGAACGCTTCTTGTGCCGAGTCAAGAAGTGGATGATGTGGTGACCATCAAGGCAGGTAAAGAGACCGATTCGAGTTCGCCGTCCAGCCAAAATGGTTCGCAATCCGCTGGCGGTTACACGTCAACAATAGTTACCTATGCCAATGAAAGTTCTACTGAGCTAAAGTTCAATCTTATCAAGCCAGAGACCGGTGAGAATTTCCCGGTGATTGTATGGATACATGGCGGCGGGTTTGGTCCCGGGGGGTTGAACTCTGCCGAAGGGTTTGAAGACGATTTCACTTCCGAGGGCTACGCAATTGCGGCGGTCGAATACCGAAGTATGTTGGATGGGTATTTCCCCGCTCAAGTTGAGGACTTGAAAGGCGCAATCCGTTACCTGCGCGCGAATGCTTCGCAATTGAATATTGACCCCGATAGGATTTTTATCTTGGGCACATCCTCCGGCGGATTGCTTGCATCGTTGGTGGGCGTTACGACAGACCTTCCCGAATTCGAGGGAACAACTGGAGGCAACACAAATGTTTCAAGCCAGGTTGCAGGAGTGATCGATCTCTTCGGCTCCGTCACAACCGCGCAGATTGACAGTCTCTCCCCCGACATACTCCCCCTCACCTATGAATTATTCGGTTGCTCGCCTTACAGCGATTGCCCAGATCGCGCCAAATTACCGGTTGATAATTACATCACCGCTAACGACCCGCCGTTTCTAATCATCCATGGCACCGACGATCAAACCGTTCCGTATCAAGAATCTGTTGAGTTATCGAATCTTCTTGCCGCTGCTGGCGTCCCAACGACATTCGTAACCGCGGAAGGATTTGGCCACGACAAGGATGGCATTATCACAGCGTATTTCGACGCCATCATTTCGTTTCTTGAAGGGATTAATTAG